The Chloroflexi bacterium ADurb.Bin180 genome includes a region encoding these proteins:
- the rebO gene encoding Flavin-dependent L-tryptophan oxidase RebO precursor codes for MHDAWLGQYLDIVRHGLARTAQARHVVIVGAGLAGLVAASELQRAGHQVTLLEAQQRVGGRVLTLRSPFTEGLYAEAGAMRIPRTHVLALAYVERYGLRTVPFSAGPGTTRFFLRGKRVSDGTAGKLAAQLGLRLNESEQQHSPDELWNAAVAPLVAAMRAERESNWGPRFDELSRVSTRQFLCNAGWSEGAIKLFGILENQEALLDCSFLELFLEESHLAYANPVQIEGGMDRLPAAFLPELGERVLFGAQVYSLAQSEEGVKVFYRTESGPGEIAGDYGVIAVPFPVLRHIEVQQPFSTGKQRAIRELHYDASTKVLAQCRRRFWEEDEGIHGGRLVTDLPMRSMYYPDHGRATGRGVLLASYTWGEDAERWGALEPDERLRQATEQVAQIHPQLRQELEVGASKAWQLDPFAGGAFADLLPGQYGQLYPHIAAPEGRFHFAGEHASLNHAWMQGAIHSGIRAAIEIHSRVG; via the coding sequence TTGCACGACGCCTGGCTGGGACAGTATCTGGACATCGTGCGCCACGGTCTGGCACGGACCGCGCAGGCCAGGCACGTGGTGATCGTGGGTGCGGGGCTGGCGGGTCTCGTGGCGGCCAGTGAGCTACAGCGGGCCGGACACCAGGTAACCCTCCTCGAAGCGCAGCAACGGGTCGGCGGGCGGGTGCTCACCCTGCGCAGCCCGTTCACGGAAGGGCTCTATGCCGAGGCGGGAGCCATGCGCATCCCGCGGACCCACGTACTGGCCCTGGCCTATGTCGAACGCTATGGCCTGAGGACTGTACCCTTCAGTGCGGGGCCTGGCACCACGCGCTTTTTTCTGCGCGGCAAGCGTGTGAGTGACGGTACAGCGGGCAAGCTGGCCGCTCAGCTCGGGCTAAGGCTGAACGAGAGCGAGCAACAGCACTCTCCGGACGAGCTGTGGAACGCCGCAGTGGCACCACTGGTAGCCGCCATGCGCGCCGAGCGGGAGAGCAACTGGGGACCGCGCTTTGATGAGCTGAGTCGAGTCTCGACGCGGCAGTTCTTGTGCAACGCCGGATGGTCTGAAGGAGCCATCAAGCTGTTTGGCATTTTGGAGAACCAGGAGGCTCTGCTCGACTGTTCGTTCCTCGAGCTGTTCCTGGAGGAATCGCACCTGGCCTACGCTAACCCGGTGCAGATCGAAGGGGGGATGGATCGGCTGCCGGCGGCGTTCCTGCCCGAGCTGGGTGAGAGGGTCCTCTTTGGAGCTCAGGTCTACTCGCTGGCCCAGTCGGAAGAAGGGGTCAAGGTATTCTACCGGACAGAGAGCGGGCCAGGGGAGATCGCGGGCGACTATGGGGTTATTGCGGTACCCTTCCCGGTGCTGAGGCACATCGAGGTGCAGCAGCCGTTCTCGACGGGCAAGCAGAGAGCCATCCGAGAGCTGCACTATGATGCTTCGACCAAGGTTCTCGCGCAGTGCCGACGCCGCTTCTGGGAGGAAGATGAAGGGATCCATGGCGGCCGCCTGGTGACGGACCTGCCGATGCGTTCGATGTACTACCCGGACCACGGAAGAGCAACGGGCCGCGGAGTGCTGCTGGCGAGCTACACCTGGGGCGAGGACGCTGAGAGATGGGGCGCGCTGGAACCCGACGAGAGGCTGAGGCAGGCCACAGAACAGGTGGCACAAATCCATCCGCAACTGCGGCAAGAGCTCGAGGTCGGGGCCAGCAAGGCATGGCAGCTCGATCCCTTTGCTGGCGGCGCGTTCGCCGACTTGCTGCCGGGTCAGTATGGGCAGCTCTACCCGCACATCGCGGCTCCAGAAGGGCGGTTCCACTTTGCCGGGGAGCACGCTTCGTTGAATCACGCCTGGATGCAGGGGGCGATCCATTCCGGGATTCGCGCCGCGATAGAGATTCACTCACGAGTTGGATGA
- the ddl_2 gene encoding D-alanine--D-alanine ligase — translation MVLTKTRTDLPILLLHNVDTDWTDAEIEEVEQAVELLRSAVASLGHPVVSATLRDSDLASLLSKFDPLDYVVLNWCECLPGTTSTDYRVAQILEALGFTFTGAGSEALEFSWNKPQVKERLRRLGISTPTWKVFERAEPDSWNCFPAIVKAGLQHSSVGITSESVVLNEEETLRRLEYILTTYGPPAIVEDFVDGREFYVPVIGNGEPMILPPVEMDYGAFSDMHQRLCTYDAKFTPGSDQYVGITCRVPAPLSADEYARLEKLALAGFAALQCRDYARMDVRLRDGVFYLIDVNPNADISADASVARGAAAAGYSYGEMISLLVTLAAERHPRFGQSSH, via the coding sequence ATGGTGCTGACCAAGACGCGCACTGATTTGCCGATTCTGTTGCTCCACAACGTGGACACCGACTGGACTGACGCCGAGATCGAAGAGGTCGAACAGGCCGTCGAGTTGTTACGATCGGCTGTGGCGTCGCTCGGGCATCCCGTGGTCAGCGCGACGCTCCGCGACTCTGACCTCGCGTCTCTCCTCAGCAAGTTCGATCCTCTGGATTACGTGGTGCTCAACTGGTGTGAGTGCCTTCCCGGAACGACCAGCACCGATTATCGTGTCGCCCAGATCCTGGAGGCTTTGGGGTTCACCTTCACTGGAGCCGGCTCGGAGGCGCTCGAGTTCAGTTGGAACAAGCCTCAGGTCAAAGAGCGACTGCGCCGCCTGGGCATCAGCACCCCAACCTGGAAGGTCTTTGAGCGGGCAGAGCCAGATAGCTGGAACTGCTTTCCGGCCATTGTCAAAGCGGGGCTCCAGCACAGCAGCGTGGGCATCACGTCCGAGTCCGTGGTGCTCAACGAGGAGGAGACGCTGCGCCGCCTGGAGTACATCCTGACGACGTACGGCCCACCGGCGATTGTGGAGGATTTCGTCGACGGACGCGAGTTCTACGTTCCCGTCATCGGCAATGGCGAGCCGATGATCCTGCCTCCGGTGGAGATGGACTATGGCGCGTTCTCTGACATGCACCAGCGCCTGTGCACCTACGACGCCAAGTTCACCCCTGGCTCCGACCAGTACGTGGGCATTACCTGTCGCGTGCCCGCTCCCCTAAGCGCGGATGAGTACGCCCGCCTGGAAAAGCTCGCCCTGGCGGGGTTTGCTGCGCTGCAATGCCGCGACTATGCGCGCATGGATGTGCGGCTGCGCGATGGAGTGTTCTATCTGATCGATGTCAACCCCAACGCCGACATTAGCGCCGATGCCAGCGTCGCCAGAGGCGCAGCAGCGGCCGGTTATTCCTACGGCGAGATGATCAGCCTTCTGGTGACTCTGGCCGCGGAAAGGCACCCGCGTTTCGGGCAGAGTTCTCACTGA
- the yhdG gene encoding putative amino acid permease YhdG, translating to MAKRRLKRQLNLAQVVMLGTAGAIAAELFVITGHAAGIAGPATVLAILVAALMTLSVALNYCELATTFPETGGAMTYVREAFGNGLLSYVVGSFDCLSSTFYSALSAVGFAYSLRVFIPGLPLVPTALATVAFFTLLNLLGVDAVGNVQILLGGILLLFLGTYIVGGLFSPAGFRREVFLSGGGFFVEQGLAANLGRILRTVALIYTAFVGFEVIADDAEEVANPNRTIPRGILLSLGTITVFYTLVILVALGTVPWRELTGSETALTDTAARSLPGWGVPMMAAAGVIASLTTVNTAMLSATREAFTLSRDGAWPRALSKMGRFRTPFVAVLAVGTVIALVAAIGVVDFLSYISSSGYLFVLIWASLALPRLRRLHPELARPFKAPLFPLTAYAAAGGAALIIASTDWRALLFGAGLLGVLAILYYARGPVERFLETRVAARQEARDRILIAVANPVTARKLAHLATMLARAGEDTSICVLKVMATQSDLQPELRDRLVGRLARRSDALLRSIADEALAKNVPLFTRMLSAPTVAEGVLRAMEPNVKLLLMGWPGPLEGSSLSQNPVKVVLQRAKSHTAVFLDRQLGAVKRILVPVGGGPHSRLAIRLAYELAEEEDAEMTALTCFCEDCDGEELENRMGLLRETVEDVLGTVPDRIVTRLSHCATVTSGVLEETTRQDYDLLVVGASEEWADPEALFGRVDDELACRVPCSVLMVRRYEAAVMSWIRRQAKSVASREP from the coding sequence ATGGCTAAACGTAGACTAAAGCGCCAGCTCAACCTGGCCCAGGTAGTGATGCTGGGCACGGCCGGCGCTATTGCCGCAGAGCTATTCGTCATAACCGGACACGCGGCGGGCATTGCCGGGCCGGCGACGGTGCTGGCCATCCTGGTGGCGGCCCTGATGACGTTGAGCGTGGCGCTGAACTACTGCGAGCTGGCCACAACCTTCCCTGAGACGGGCGGAGCCATGACCTACGTCCGCGAGGCCTTTGGCAACGGCCTACTCTCCTACGTCGTTGGATCGTTTGACTGTCTCTCCAGCACCTTTTACAGCGCACTCTCAGCGGTCGGCTTTGCTTACTCGCTGCGTGTGTTTATCCCTGGGCTGCCCCTCGTCCCTACGGCGCTAGCCACGGTGGCTTTCTTCACCCTGCTCAATCTCCTGGGGGTGGACGCAGTTGGGAACGTGCAGATCCTGTTGGGCGGCATCCTCCTGCTGTTCTTGGGGACGTATATTGTGGGAGGCTTGTTCAGTCCGGCCGGATTCCGCCGCGAGGTGTTTCTCAGCGGCGGCGGGTTCTTTGTGGAGCAAGGTCTCGCCGCCAACCTGGGACGGATCCTTCGCACCGTCGCCTTGATCTATACTGCCTTTGTTGGTTTTGAGGTGATCGCCGACGACGCCGAGGAGGTTGCTAACCCCAACCGCACCATCCCCAGGGGGATTCTGCTGAGCCTGGGCACGATCACCGTCTTCTACACTCTGGTCATTCTAGTGGCACTGGGGACTGTGCCCTGGCGCGAGCTGACCGGTTCAGAGACTGCTCTTACCGACACGGCAGCCCGCTCCCTGCCGGGGTGGGGGGTACCGATGATGGCGGCAGCGGGAGTCATCGCCTCGCTGACAACGGTCAACACGGCGATGCTAAGCGCGACCAGAGAGGCATTTACGCTGAGCCGAGACGGTGCCTGGCCCAGGGCTTTGTCCAAGATGGGTCGTTTCAGGACGCCCTTCGTCGCCGTACTGGCGGTCGGAACGGTGATCGCTCTCGTCGCCGCCATCGGCGTAGTAGATTTCCTGAGCTACATCTCCAGTTCCGGGTACCTGTTCGTATTGATCTGGGCCAGTCTGGCGCTGCCACGCCTGCGCCGGCTACACCCGGAGCTGGCTCGCCCCTTCAAAGCGCCGCTGTTTCCCCTCACTGCCTATGCCGCGGCAGGTGGCGCCGCGCTGATCATTGCCTCAACCGATTGGCGCGCGTTATTGTTCGGGGCAGGTCTGCTCGGCGTACTGGCCATCCTCTACTATGCCCGGGGGCCGGTGGAGCGATTTCTGGAAACCAGGGTCGCGGCTCGGCAGGAAGCCCGCGACCGGATTCTCATCGCAGTGGCCAACCCCGTCACCGCTCGCAAGCTGGCACATCTGGCAACGATGCTGGCCCGGGCAGGAGAGGACACGAGCATTTGCGTGCTCAAGGTGATGGCGACTCAGTCCGACTTGCAGCCGGAGCTGCGTGACCGGTTGGTCGGCCGTCTGGCCAGAAGGAGCGACGCCCTGCTGCGGTCCATCGCCGACGAAGCCCTGGCCAAGAACGTGCCGCTGTTCACCAGGATGCTGTCGGCGCCGACCGTGGCCGAGGGTGTGCTGCGGGCGATGGAGCCAAACGTCAAGCTGCTGCTGATGGGCTGGCCGGGCCCATTAGAAGGGTCGAGCCTGTCTCAGAATCCGGTCAAGGTCGTGTTGCAGCGCGCCAAGTCGCATACGGCGGTGTTCCTTGATCGGCAACTCGGCGCGGTCAAGCGGATTCTGGTTCCTGTCGGTGGAGGCCCTCATTCACGTCTCGCCATCCGACTCGCCTATGAATTGGCTGAAGAAGAGGACGCAGAAATGACGGCTCTCACCTGCTTCTGCGAGGACTGCGATGGTGAGGAGCTGGAGAACCGGATGGGGCTCCTGCGGGAGACGGTGGAAGACGTATTGGGTACTGTGCCGGACCGGATCGTCACCCGCCTCTCTCATTGTGCGACGGTAACCAGCGGCGTTCTCGAGGAGACGACTAGGCAGGACTATGACCTTCTGGTGGTCGGTGCGTCCGAGGAGTGGGCGGACCCAGAAGCCCTTTTCGGCCGGGTAGACGACGAGCTCGCCTGTCGGGTGCCCTGTTCGGTACTGATGGTGCGACGATACGAAGCTGCAGTCATGTCGTGGATTCGCCGCCAGGCCAAGAGCGTTGCCAGCCGAGAGCCGTAG
- a CDS encoding DegV domain-containing protein, which yields MSHIAVIADSCTSLPDSYFAEYQIASVPYYVHLGTEQYRDNIDITRDEFLEQMRNGVVPKSANPGPADYAVKLRAAAERTKEMIVYCMTSLGSGAYQAALLAREMVSAEISGLRIEVVDTRNVSMGHGWMALEGARKALAGASMEQLLALAQRMIPVTRMLQTADTLRYLYLGGRIGKAKHLVGSVLNLKPIISMEDGVIVALGQARGRPAAYRKMMSLIAEKVGAGGRIKSAIVHAADPEAAATLREMVESSFACVESITTNLSSALATHTGPGTVGVCYFPASVVEG from the coding sequence TTGAGCCACATCGCCGTGATTGCCGATAGCTGCACCAGTCTTCCTGACTCGTACTTTGCCGAGTATCAGATCGCCAGTGTGCCTTACTATGTGCATCTGGGCACGGAACAGTACCGGGACAATATCGACATCACGCGCGACGAGTTCCTGGAACAGATGCGCAACGGCGTTGTGCCCAAGTCGGCCAATCCGGGTCCGGCGGACTATGCGGTCAAACTCCGTGCGGCTGCCGAGCGCACCAAGGAGATGATCGTCTACTGCATGACTTCGCTGGGGAGCGGGGCCTACCAGGCAGCGCTGCTGGCCAGGGAGATGGTCAGCGCGGAAATCAGCGGGCTGCGCATTGAGGTCGTCGACACAAGGAACGTGTCCATGGGGCACGGCTGGATGGCCCTGGAAGGAGCGCGCAAGGCTCTGGCCGGGGCGAGCATGGAGCAGCTGCTGGCGCTGGCGCAGCGGATGATTCCGGTGACGCGCATGCTGCAGACGGCCGACACGCTGCGCTATCTGTACCTGGGCGGCCGCATTGGCAAGGCAAAGCATCTGGTTGGGTCAGTGCTCAACCTCAAGCCGATCATCAGCATGGAAGACGGGGTGATTGTAGCTCTGGGCCAGGCCCGTGGCCGACCGGCGGCGTACCGCAAGATGATGAGCCTGATCGCCGAGAAGGTGGGCGCAGGAGGGAGAATCAAGTCCGCCATTGTGCACGCGGCCGACCCGGAGGCTGCCGCGACCCTGCGTGAGATGGTGGAGTCAAGCTTTGCCTGTGTGGAAAGCATCACCACCAACCTCTCTTCGGCGTTGGCCACGCACACCGGGCCGGGCACGGTCGGCGTGTGCTACTTCCCGGCCAGCGTGGTGGAAGGCTGA
- the xerD_2 gene encoding Tyrosine recombinase XerD, which translates to MRPGQLSFLEPPEPSGDVRLSAPLDARSPLRRAITAFHEHLLAEGRSSNTVRAFDSDLRLFQRYIGPHVVIGHIRYADLYGFLRWLRHGRGVPCNDKSLARRITTLKVFYGWLAASKVVAQNPAAQLEHPHVDTPLPRVLSAAEVSQLLSATEALRRDPQSPDARPHLLATLLLTTGLKKSECMALTPADIDTTETEGVTLFVRYDSARKRHKERRLRLPPGFDTLVDEYKSQYRPVSHLFECTARNLEYVLDTASRRAGLPPRRACFEVLRYTCALRDLRNGMEPERLRLKLGISDITWADTLERLQRLNTPVL; encoded by the coding sequence ATGCGCCCAGGTCAGCTGTCCTTTCTCGAGCCGCCGGAACCCAGCGGCGACGTTCGGCTCTCCGCTCCGCTGGATGCTCGCTCACCGCTGCGCCGGGCGATCACCGCGTTCCACGAACATCTCCTGGCTGAAGGCCGCAGCAGCAACACGGTGCGCGCTTTTGACAGCGACCTCCGCCTCTTTCAGCGCTACATCGGTCCGCACGTCGTCATCGGCCACATCCGCTACGCCGACCTCTATGGCTTCCTGCGCTGGCTCAGGCATGGGCGGGGCGTCCCCTGCAACGACAAGTCGCTGGCACGGCGGATTACTACCCTCAAGGTTTTCTACGGCTGGTTAGCGGCGTCGAAAGTGGTGGCCCAGAACCCCGCCGCGCAGTTGGAGCATCCTCACGTCGACACTCCCCTGCCCAGGGTTCTCTCGGCTGCGGAAGTGAGCCAGCTCCTCTCTGCTACCGAGGCGCTGCGCCGCGACCCGCAATCTCCCGATGCCCGCCCTCATCTGCTCGCCACTCTGCTTCTCACCACGGGCTTGAAGAAGAGCGAGTGTATGGCCTTGACTCCGGCGGACATCGATACGACCGAGACAGAGGGAGTAACCCTGTTCGTCCGCTACGACAGCGCGCGCAAGCGGCATAAGGAGCGGCGGCTGCGGCTGCCGCCGGGGTTTGACACTCTAGTAGACGAATACAAGAGCCAGTATCGACCCGTGTCGCATCTCTTTGAGTGCACGGCGCGCAACCTGGAGTACGTTCTCGACACCGCCTCGCGCCGGGCGGGCCTGCCTCCCCGAAGGGCTTGCTTCGAGGTGCTCCGCTACACCTGCGCGCTGCGCGACTTGCGCAACGGAATGGAGCCGGAGCGGTTGAGACTCAAGCTCGGCATCTCCGATATCACCTGGGCCGACACCCTGGAGCGCCTGCAGCGCCTGAACACTCCGGTGCTCTAG
- the mntB gene encoding Manganese transport system membrane protein MntB: protein MTWLTAPLAYGFMQRGFVAAVMVGVLCAVIGCYVVLRSMAFIGDAMAHSILPGVAVAYLLKGNLLLGALVAALAVALGIGLFSRPSAVKEDTAIGILFAAALSLGVALISTIRTYAVDLTHILFGNVLGVSTSDLVLTGLLGGGVLLALLVLYRPMLVATFDPVLAATLRLPGRLLRTLLLVLLAVTIVVSMQTVGVGLVAAMLVTPGATAYLLARRLPRMMAWAALIGALSSVCGLYLSFYLNVASGAAIVLVATAMFMLAYLLAPDKGLVFEHLRARRAVTRDECDSDEGH from the coding sequence ATGACCTGGCTGACTGCACCTCTGGCGTACGGGTTCATGCAGCGCGGGTTTGTGGCGGCAGTGATGGTGGGAGTGCTGTGCGCTGTGATCGGGTGCTATGTGGTACTGCGGTCGATGGCCTTTATTGGCGACGCGATGGCCCACTCGATTCTTCCCGGAGTGGCGGTGGCCTATCTGCTGAAGGGGAACCTGCTGCTGGGTGCTCTGGTGGCGGCGTTGGCGGTGGCCCTGGGAATCGGGTTGTTCTCGCGACCGAGCGCGGTGAAGGAAGACACGGCCATCGGCATTCTGTTCGCGGCTGCACTGTCGCTCGGGGTGGCGCTGATCAGCACCATCCGCACCTATGCCGTTGACCTGACGCACATCCTGTTCGGCAACGTTCTCGGGGTGAGCACGAGCGACCTGGTGCTCACCGGTCTGCTTGGCGGCGGCGTGTTGCTGGCATTGCTCGTGCTCTATCGGCCAATGCTGGTAGCCACTTTCGATCCCGTGCTGGCGGCGACCCTGCGTTTGCCCGGGCGGCTACTGAGGACCCTGCTGCTGGTGCTGCTGGCGGTGACCATTGTGGTATCCATGCAGACGGTGGGGGTTGGGCTGGTCGCAGCGATGCTGGTCACGCCTGGCGCCACGGCTTACCTGCTGGCGCGTCGGCTGCCAAGGATGATGGCCTGGGCCGCTCTGATCGGCGCTTTGAGCAGCGTGTGCGGCCTGTACTTGAGCTTTTATCTCAACGTGGCCTCCGGTGCGGCGATCGTGCTGGTGGCGACGGCGATGTTTATGCTGGCCTACCTACTGGCACCGGACAAGGGGCTGGTGTTCGAGCACCTGCGAGCGCGCCGCGCCGTGACGCGGGACGAATGCGACTCGGACGAAGGTCACTGA
- the yusV gene encoding putative siderophore transport system ATP-binding protein YusV produces the protein MSPSQMQLADTNLTLSAEEPARLELDKVSVAYGQRQALCDISIHIPHGQCVAVVGPNGAGKSTLFKALVGLLPVQSGTILIHGRPLGHHRDCVAYVPQRDEVDWGFPLTVRDVVVMGRYGRRGWLRGPTKTDRKAVDESLELMGITELAERPIGELSGGQQQRVFVARALAQNPHILLMDEPFTGVDAASRESILRVLDQMHRQEVTVLISTHDLNLASSRFEHVLVLNKRVIAYGSPAEVFTPQTLHAAFGGQALMLGDHLVAVDQCCPPERGGMIQ, from the coding sequence GTGAGTCCTAGTCAGATGCAGTTAGCGGATACCAACCTCACTCTCTCGGCAGAAGAACCGGCCAGGCTCGAGCTGGACAAGGTCAGCGTCGCCTACGGGCAGCGCCAGGCGCTGTGTGACATCAGCATCCACATCCCGCACGGCCAGTGTGTGGCAGTCGTGGGGCCCAACGGAGCGGGCAAGTCGACCCTTTTCAAAGCTCTGGTCGGGCTGCTGCCGGTGCAGAGCGGCACCATTCTCATCCACGGACGGCCCCTGGGACACCATCGCGATTGCGTGGCCTACGTTCCCCAGCGCGACGAGGTCGATTGGGGCTTTCCGCTCACGGTGAGGGACGTGGTGGTAATGGGGCGCTACGGTCGAAGAGGCTGGTTGCGCGGACCCACAAAGACCGACCGCAAGGCAGTGGATGAATCGCTCGAGCTGATGGGCATCACCGAGTTGGCCGAGCGGCCGATTGGCGAGCTCTCCGGCGGGCAGCAGCAACGAGTCTTTGTGGCCAGAGCGCTGGCCCAGAACCCCCACATTCTGCTGATGGACGAGCCCTTCACCGGAGTGGACGCCGCCTCTCGCGAGTCCATTCTGCGCGTGCTCGATCAGATGCACCGCCAGGAGGTCACCGTGCTCATCTCGACTCACGACCTCAACCTGGCCTCCAGCCGCTTTGAGCACGTGCTGGTGCTCAACAAGCGCGTCATCGCCTATGGCAGCCCGGCCGAGGTGTTCACGCCACAGACACTCCACGCCGCATTTGGCGGCCAGGCACTCATGCTGGGCGATCACCTGGTCGCGGTCGACCAATGCTGTCCGCCGGAGCGTGGAGGCATGATCCAATGA